The Pyrus communis chromosome 2, drPyrComm1.1, whole genome shotgun sequence genome includes a window with the following:
- the LOC137721840 gene encoding uncharacterized protein, whose protein sequence is MKYNEISHFSHPQHKLKFEYSEIPFKCDGCKEVGIGSRYKCATCDFDLHMHCAIPTPSIFHPFYTKCSFQFLSRSPGDNPRFCNACEKDITGFVYHCKSCGFDLHPCCAKLPMVLDDGEVKLYLYRKVSSSCHRCGRKGRSWSYRSKCKKYNLHVACVKEMLVETWHEFLGSHGNKGTSSRKLEMTRIPSLKNTLQNHHRRSKGKVKKCCEMAGLAVQFVISAVLGDPTTLIAGVIGNFMSRA, encoded by the coding sequence ATGAAATACAATGAGATATCTCACTTCAGCCACCCCCAACACAAGCTCAAGTTTGAGTACTCAGAAATCCCGTTCAAGTGTGATGGTTGCAAGGAGGTCGGCATAGGCTCGCGCTACAAGTGCGCGACGTGTGACTTCGACCTCCATATGCACTGTGCCATACCTACCCCTTCCATCTTCCACCCTTTCTATACCAAGTGCTCCTTCCAGTTCCTCTCGAGGTCACCCGGGGACAACCCTCGCTTTTGCAATGCGTGTGAGAAGGATATAACTGGGTTCGTGTACCATTGCAAGTCATGTGGGTTCGACCTTCACCCATGTTGCGCAAAGCTCCCCATGGTGCTGGACGACGGGGAGGTCAAGCTCTATCTGTATAGAAAAGTGAGTAGCTCTTGCCATAGGTGCGGGCGTAAAGGACGGAGTTGGAGCTATAGGTCAAAATGTAAGAAATATAATTTGCATGTGGCGTGTGTGAAGGAAATGCTTGTGGAAACTTGGCATGAGTTTTTGGGGTCGCATGGGAATAAAGGTACTAGCAGTAGAAAATTGGAGATGACTAGAATTCCTAGCCTTAAGAATACACTTCAGAATCATCACCGTAGGAGCAAAGGTAAGGTGAAGAAGTGTTGTGAGATGGCTGGATTGGCTGTGCAATTTGTGATATCAGCAGTATTAGGCGATCCAACGACTCTGATTGCTGGGGTTATTGGGAATTTCATGTCACGAGCTTGA
- the LOC137723898 gene encoding 14-3-3-like protein 16R yields MAASSPREENVYVAKLAEQAERYEEMVEFMEKVVSSLPEGEEPTVEERNLLSVAYKNVIGARRASWRIVSSIEQKEESRGNSDHVATIKEYRARIENELSNICGGILKVLESKLVPAANVGESKVFYLKMKGDYHRYLAEFKTGDERKEAAENTLNSYKSAQDIATSELAPTHPIRLGLALNFSVFYYEILNSPDRACSLAKQAFDEAIAELDTLGEDSYKDSTLIMQLLRDNLTLWTSDMQDDGTDEIKEASKPQAEAQQ; encoded by the exons ATGGCAGCTTCATCCCCACGCGAAGAGAACGTGTACGTCGCCAAGCTCGCCGAGCAAGCCGAGCGATACGAGGAGATGGTTGAGTTCATGGAGAAGGTCGTCTCCTCCCTCCCCGAAGGCGAAGAGCCCACCGTCGAAGAGCGCAACCTCCTCTCCGTCGCCTACAAGAACGTGATCGGTGCCCGCCGTGCCTCGTGGCGCATCGTCTCCTCCATCGAGCAGAAGGAGGAGAGCCGCGGCAACAGCGACCACGTCGCCACTATCAAGGAGTACAGGGCTCGGATCGAGAACGAGCTCTCCAACATCTGCGGTGGGATTCTCAAGGTTCTCGAATCCAAGCTTGTTCCTGCGGCCAACGTTGGAGAGTCCAAGGTGTtttatttgaagatgaaggGAGATTACCATAGGTATTTGGCCGAGTTCAAAACTGGAGATGAGCGCAAGGAGGCGGCTGAGAACACCCTCAATTCCTATAAGTCAGCTCag GATATTGCAACCTCTGAGCTGGCCCCGACTCATCCCATCCGTTTAGGATTGGCTTTGAACTTCTCTGTGTTTTACTACGAGATTCTAAATTCTCCTGACCGGGCTTGCAGTCTTGCCAAGCAG GCTTTTGATGAAGCCATTGCAGAGCTGGATACACTGGGAGAGGATTCATACAAGGATAGCACTTTGATAATGCAACTTCTTCGTGATAATCTCACATTGTGGACTTCGGATATGCAG GATGACGGGACAGATGAGATTAAAGAAGCATCCAAGCCTCAAGCTGAGGCGCAGCAGTGA
- the LOC137724978 gene encoding uncharacterized protein — protein MTKQEWAEPYIPVKSSKLWLRSASLAVQETLIEAGNNENDAFGAMGFLPQQKITATLRMLAYGASADQVVEITRMGKSTILKSLMRFCGAIESIYTTEYLQKPTNMDLQRLLKKAEMRGFLGMIGSIGCMHWTWKNCPSAWQGLWGQKNEQKGIILEAVASFDTWI, from the exons atgacgaagcaagaGTGGGCAGAGCCTTACATTCCCGTCAAGTCATCCAAGTTGTGGCTCAGATCTGCAAGCCTAGCCGTTcaggaaaccttgatagaagcaggcaacaaCGAG aatgatgcttttggtgctatgggtttCCTTCctcagcaaaaaattactgctaccttgcggatgcttgcatatggagcatctgcagaccaagtggttgagataacgaggatggggaaatcaaccattcttaagtccctgatgaggttttgcggagcaatcgaatccaTCTACACAACAGAGTACCTCCAGaaacctacaaacatggacttgcaaaggcttctgaagaaggccgagatgcgtggttttcttgggatgattggaagcattggttgtatgcactggacgtggaaaaactgtccaagtgcttGGCAAGgcttatggggacagaaaaatgagcaaaaaggtatcattttggaggcggtggcatcttttgatacatggatttag